One Papio anubis isolate 15944 chromosome 9, Panubis1.0, whole genome shotgun sequence genomic window carries:
- the CREBL2 gene encoding cAMP-responsive element-binding protein-like 2 produces the protein MDDSKVVGGKVKKPGKRGRKPAKIDLKAKLERSRQSARECRARKKLRYQYLEELVSSRERAICALREELEMYKQWCMAMDQGKIPSEIKALLTGEEQNKSQQNSSRHTKAGKTDANSNSW, from the exons GTGGTTGGAGGCAAAGTAAAGAAGCCCGGTAAACGTGGTCGGAAGCCAGCCAAAATTGACTTGAAAGCGAAACTTGAGAGGAGCCGCCAGAGTGCGAGAGAATGCCGAGCCCGAAAAAAGCTGAGATATCAGTATTTGGAAGAGTTGGTATCCAGTCGAGAAAGAGCTATATGTGCCCTCAGAGAGGAACTGGAAATG TACAAGCAGTGGTGCATGGCAATGGACCAAGGAAAAATCCCTTCTGAAATAAAGGCCTTACTCACTGGAGAAGAGCAGAACAAATCTCAGCAGAACTCAAGCAGGCATACCAAGGCTGGGAAGACAGACGCTAATAGCAATTCCT